The Thermoanaerobaculia bacterium sequence TCGCGCCCCCCGTCGTTCTCCTCACCGTCACCGCGGCGGGCCTCGCGGCCTGGGCGGCCTTCAACTTCGCCCGCTTCGGCAGCCTCTTGCCGCCGGTTCCGACCGCGAGCCACGTTGCGACCCTCTCCGAGTTGCTGCGCGAGCCGCGATGGATCGGTGGCCTCTTCCGGAGCTTCTGGGCCAAGTTCGGCATGCTCAATACGCCCCTGCCCTGGCCGTTCTACCTCTGGTTCGCCGCGCTCAGTGGTGCTGTCGTCGTCGGCGTCCGCCGTCTCGCTGGCTCGCAGCGCCTGGTCCTCGCCTCCGCCCTGCTCGCCAACGCCGGGCTCGTGCTGGCGTACCAGGTCACCGTCGACCTGCAGGCACAGGGCCGTTATCTCCTGCCTTCTCTGGCAGCGGCCGCCGCGTTCGGCGGCGCAGCGTTGCCGACGAGAGTCCATCTGGTGCTCGCCTGGGGCGCGGTGCTCGTCGCCATGGCAGCCCTCGCGACGATCGCGCGGACCTACTCCTGAGTCCTCCACTTGCCGGACCCGCGGAGCGGTCGTACGCTCGCCGGCAAGGAGAAGACGATGTGCCGAAACATCAAGACCCTGTTCAATTTCGAGCCGCCGGCGAGCGCCGGGGAGGTGCGCGCGGCTGCGCTCCAGTTCGTGCGCAAGGTGAGCGGCTTCCAGTCCCCTTCGAAGGCCAACCAGCCGGCGTTCGATCGCGCCGTGGACGAGATCGAGGCGGCCGCAGAGAGGCTGCTGGCCGATCTGGTGACGCCCGCCGGGCCGCGCGACCGCGAGGTCGAGGCCGCCAAGGCGCGGGCGCGATCGGCGGAGCGTTTCGGGCGCGTCCCCTGACGCCGGCGAACCGGCGCCGGAATCCGGCGAGCGATGCAGGGTCCGATCCGGAGCGCCGGCGCGGGCGCCCTTGCGGTAGATTTCGCCCATGACTCCCTTTCGCCGTGTCTTCGCCGCCGTCGTTCTCTGCGTCGCCGCTGCGTCGTCCGCCCGGGCCGAAGAGGACGCGCGGGCGCAGGTTCTCGCGACCGTTCAGAGTCTCTTCGACGCCATGGCGCGCAAGGATGCCGAAGCGGGGAGGAAGCTGTTTCTTCCCGAGGCGCGGTTCTTCTCGGTGCGGGTCGAGGCGGGGGCGCCGATCGTGGGCACCTTCACGATCGAGGAGGGCCTCCGAAGATGGGCCGAGAGCTCCGAGGCGCTGCTCGAGCGCATCTGGAGCGCCGAGGTCCGGATCCACGGCCGGATCGCGACGGTCTGGACCCCGTACGACTTCCATCGCGACGGCAAGTTCAGCCATTGCGGAATCGATGCGTTCGACCTCGTCCGGACAGCCGAGGGGTGGCGACTAGCCGGCGGGGTCTACACCATGGAGACGGAGGGTTGTGCCGCCAGTCCGCTCGGCCCCCCGCCCGCAGGAGTCACCGGAGCCACCGGAGCCAGCGGAGCCAGCGGCAGCGCGACTCCCAGGGCGCAACGCCGATGATGATCGCCCCGCCCCATCGCGTCCGTCGCAGCTATGTGCAGCAGCTCGTCGCTCCGCCTGCCGCGGTCTTTCCGCTCCTGTGTCCGGTGCGGGAGGCCGACTGGATCGAGGGTTGGGATCCGCTCGCCGTGTGGAGCGCCTCGGGTGTCGCCGAAGTGGATTGCGTGTTCACGACCGCGGCACCCGCAGGGGGAACCCAAGCGGCCGTCTGGTACGTCACCCGCCACGAGCCGGAAAGCGGCTTCGTCGAGATGCTCAAGATCACGCCGGGGGTGACCGCCTGCCGGCTCGCCATCCACCTGCGCGCCGTGCCGGCCGGGTCGGAGGCGACCGTCACCTACATGCACACCAGCCTCGGCCCCGCGGGCGACGACTTCGTGGACGCGTTCACGGAGGCGCACTACCGCCAGTTCATGCAGGACTGGGAGGCGCGACTGAACCACTACCTGCGGACCGGAACAGCGCTGCCGGGGGAGCGCGATTGAGCGCGCAGAGGATGGCGCCCGCCGCGGCAGCGGGGAGGGTCGAGACGAGTGCGCTCCGCGCCCGGACTCGGAGCTCGGTCCGGTCTGCCCTCGTCGCGGGGATGGTGTTGGCGGCGATACCGCTCGGCGCGCAGTCGGGTCGCAGCCGGATGAGCGGCTTCGTCTTCGCCGACTCCGACACGCGGGTGCTCGCAGGAGCTACGGTCGAGCTCGTCGGCGATCCGGAGTCGGAGCGCCTGCGGTCGGTGCACGTCGTGGCGAGGACGTCCGCGGCGGGAAAGTACGACATCGAGCGCCTGCCCTACGGACGCTACGAGCTGCGGATCGCCGCGCCCGGTTTCGAGCCGTATTCGATCCCTCTGTACCTCGCCTCGGATGCACTCACGAGCCTGCATGCGCGGTTGCGCAAGGCGGCAACGGAGCCGATCGGTCCGGCGGTGGAGAAGGGCGAAGTCCCTTGAGGAGTCCCGCTCCGGACTGCGGCGACCGACCATGACACCGCCCGGCACGATCGTCGTCGACACCGATCCGGAGCGACTCGACCTCGCGGTCGTGCACGGCTTCCTCACTACGAGCTACTGGGCGCGCGGCATCCCGCTCGCGGTGGTCCGCGAGTCGGTGCGCCACTCGCTCTGCTTCGGGCTCTACGACGGCGAACAGCAGGTGGGTTTCGCGCGCGTGATCTCGGACAGGGCCACCTTCGCCTACCTCGCCGACGTCTTCGTCCTCGAGTCCCACCGCGGGCGCGGTCTGGGCAGACTCCTGATGACCGCGGTGATCGATCACCCCGAGCTCCAGGGTCTGCGCCGCTGGATGCTCGCCACGCGCGACGCCCATGCCCTCTACGTCCAGTACGGCTTCACTCCACTGCGGGCGCCGGAAAGCTTCATGCAGCTTCACGATCCGGACGTCTACGCCGAACCGACCGATGCCGGTCGGCGCCGCGAAGCGGGAGAGGGTGAAGCGCTGTGAAGGCGAGAGGATCGATCGGCGGATCCGCCGAGGATGTCGGTTCCGGTCTCGAACCCGTCGCGCGCAAGGCGCCGCGATACCACCTGAGTCCAGGAGATTCTGCGATGCGATCGGCTCCCGTCACCGTCCTTGTCGCCTACCGTGCGCTCCCCGGCCAGGTCGAGCGTGCTCTAGCCGAGATCGAGGCTCTCGTCGCCACGGTGGTCACGATGGAGCCCGACTGTCTCGGAATCCGGCTGCTCCAGGACTCTGCCGACCCCGAGCGGCTCCTGCTCGTCGAGCGGTGGTCCAGCCGGGAGGCTTATCTCGGTCCGCACCGCGAGACCCCGCATTTGCAGGCGTTCATCGCCAGCGCGGCCGCCTTCCTCGCCGGACCTCCGGAGATCCGGATCTGGAGAGAGCACGCGGAGCGCCTGCCCGATTAGGCTTCTGGCAGCCGCTGGCCTCTGCCGGCGCGGCGGCGCGGAGCGTTACTCGGCGCGGTGAAAGCGGCGGGTGGCGAGGCCGAGGACGACGACGGCGAAGAGGGCGAGGGCTCCCAGCTCGGGCAGGACGTCGAGCGGCGTGACGCCCTTGAGGAAGATGCCGCGCACGATCACCAGGAAGTGGCGCATCGGGTTGGCGAGGGTGATCCACTGGAAGATCTGCGGCATGCTCGAAATGGGAAACATGAAGCCCGACAGCAGCACCATCGGCATGTAGGCGAGGAAAGCGGAGAGGAACGCCTCCTGCTGGGTCTTCGAGATCGTCGAGATCAGCAGGCCGTTGCCGAGCGCGCAGGCGACGAAGAGGAGCGTCGCGCCGAGAAGCAGCAGCGGACTGCCACGGAAGGGCACCTTGAACCACAGCAGCGCCATGCCGGTGATGAGGACGAGGTCGATGAGCGCGATGAGCGCGAACGGAATGGTCTTGCCGAGGATGAGCTCGCTCGGCCGGAGGGGACTGACCGCGAGTTGCTCGAGCGTGCCGATCTCGCGTTCGCGGACCACGGCGAGGGCGGTGAGAAGCTGGCACACCAGGCTGAGCAGGAGGCCGATCACCGCCGGCACGTTGTAGTTCCGACTGGCGAGATCCGGGTTGTACCAGGCCCGCGAACGCACGTCGAGCGGCGGCGCGCGGCCGGCGAGCGAGCGCGCCAGGGCGACATCCTGCACGATGCGCTCGGCGTGGCCCTTGGCGATCGTCGCCTGATTCGAATTGGTGCCGTCGAAGAGCAGCTGCACGCTCGCTCGGCCCTCGGCGAGATCGTGCGCGTAGCCGGCGGGGATGGCTACCGCGAGCGCGGCGCGGCCATGGTCGAGGGCGAAGGCGAGATCGGCGTCGCGTTCGGCCCACTCGACGACGTCGAAGTAGCCGCCGCCGACGAGCGCCGTCACGAGCTCGCGGCTGTCGCGGCTCTGGTCGCGGTCGAGGACGATCGTCGGCGTATGCCGCACGTCGGTCGAGACGGCGTAGCCGAAAACCAGCAACTGGACGATCGGCGCCACGAGCACCAGCCGGGCCATGCGCGGGTCGCGGAAGACCTGGCGCAGCTCCTTCCTCACCATCCAGCCGATGCGACCGAGTGCCGCGCGCATCAGTCGAGCTCCTTGCGGAAGGAGCGCACGGCGAGCGCCAGGCCGAGAACGGCGAAGGCGAGCATGAGCAGAGCCTGGTAGCGCAGGACCGAAATCCCGACTCCCTTGAGGAAGATGCCGCGGGTGACCACCAGGAAGTAGCGCGCCGGCACGAGGTGGGAGATCGCCTGCAGCGCCGGCGGCATGTTCTCGATGGCGAACATGAAGCCCGAGAGGAGGAAGGCGGGGAGGAAGGTGGCGACCAGCGCGATCTGGGTGGCGAGCACCTGCGAGCGTGACACCGCCGAGATGAAAAGCCCGAGCCCGAGGGCGCCGCAGAGGAAGAGGAACGAGAGCGGGAAGAGCAGCAGGGCGTTGCCGCGCATCGGCACGCCGAAGAGCACGACGCCGAGGATCGACACCGCCGCGACGTCCACGAGGCCGATTGCGAGATACGGGAGGAGCTTGCCGAGCACGACCTCGAGCCGGGTCACCGGTGTCGAGGCGAGCTGCTCCATAGTGCCGCGCTCCCACTCGCGCGCGATGGTGAGCGAGGTGAGCATCGCCGCGATGACCATCATGATCACCGCCACGAGTCCCGGGACGATCATGTCGCGGCTGGCGAGGGTCTCGTTGTACCAGACCCGGGAGTGGGCGACGAGCGGCAGCGTCAAACGTTCGCCTTGCAGCAGGATGCGCTGGCCGAAGGCGGCGGCCACCCCCTCGGCGTAGCCGAGCGCGATCGTCGCGGTGTTGGCGTCGGAGCCGTCGAGCAACACCTGGAGGCGCGCCGTGCGGCCGGCTCCGAGGTCGGCGCCGAAGCCCGGCGGCACGACGAGCACCAGCCGCGCCCTGCCGCGGGCGAAGAGCTCCACGGCATCGCCCGGGCGCTCGGGCCGCGCCACGAGCTCGAAGTAGCCCGAAGCGAGAAAGCCATCGACCAGCTCGCGGCTCGCGGGGGAGGCGTCCTGGTCGACCACGGCGAGCGCGATGTCGCGCACGTCCCAGACGATGGCATAGCCGAAGATCACCAGGAGGAGAAGCGGCAGAGCGAAGGCGAGCAGGAGGCTGCGCCGGTCGCGGGCGAGCTGCAGCGTCTCCTTGCGCGACATCGCCCAGAGGCGGGAGAGGTCGAGGCGGGGTGCCCGAAGCAT is a genomic window containing:
- a CDS encoding DUF2277 domain-containing protein, with product MCRNIKTLFNFEPPASAGEVRAAALQFVRKVSGFQSPSKANQPAFDRAVDEIEAAAERLLADLVTPAGPRDREVEAAKARARSAERFGRVP
- a CDS encoding carboxypeptidase regulatory-like domain-containing protein encodes the protein MSAQRMAPAAAAGRVETSALRARTRSSVRSALVAGMVLAAIPLGAQSGRSRMSGFVFADSDTRVLAGATVELVGDPESERLRSVHVVARTSAAGKYDIERLPYGRYELRIAAPGFEPYSIPLYLASDALTSLHARLRKAATEPIGPAVEKGEVP
- a CDS encoding ABC transporter permease, encoding MLRAPRLDLSRLWAMSRKETLQLARDRRSLLLAFALPLLLLVIFGYAIVWDVRDIALAVVDQDASPASRELVDGFLASGYFELVARPERPGDAVELFARGRARLVLVVPPGFGADLGAGRTARLQVLLDGSDANTATIALGYAEGVAAAFGQRILLQGERLTLPLVAHSRVWYNETLASRDMIVPGLVAVIMMVIAAMLTSLTIAREWERGTMEQLASTPVTRLEVVLGKLLPYLAIGLVDVAAVSILGVVLFGVPMRGNALLLFPLSFLFLCGALGLGLFISAVSRSQVLATQIALVATFLPAFLLSGFMFAIENMPPALQAISHLVPARYFLVVTRGIFLKGVGISVLRYQALLMLAFAVLGLALAVRSFRKELD
- a CDS encoding GNAT family N-acetyltransferase; the protein is MTPPGTIVVDTDPERLDLAVVHGFLTTSYWARGIPLAVVRESVRHSLCFGLYDGEQQVGFARVISDRATFAYLADVFVLESHRGRGLGRLLMTAVIDHPELQGLRRWMLATRDAHALYVQYGFTPLRAPESFMQLHDPDVYAEPTDAGRRREAGEGEAL
- a CDS encoding antibiotic biosynthesis monooxygenase gives rise to the protein MRSAPVTVLVAYRALPGQVERALAEIEALVATVVTMEPDCLGIRLLQDSADPERLLLVERWSSREAYLGPHRETPHLQAFIASAAAFLAGPPEIRIWREHAERLPD
- a CDS encoding ABC transporter permease, whose protein sequence is MRAALGRIGWMVRKELRQVFRDPRMARLVLVAPIVQLLVFGYAVSTDVRHTPTIVLDRDQSRDSRELVTALVGGGYFDVVEWAERDADLAFALDHGRAALAVAIPAGYAHDLAEGRASVQLLFDGTNSNQATIAKGHAERIVQDVALARSLAGRAPPLDVRSRAWYNPDLASRNYNVPAVIGLLLSLVCQLLTALAVVREREIGTLEQLAVSPLRPSELILGKTIPFALIALIDLVLITGMALLWFKVPFRGSPLLLLGATLLFVACALGNGLLISTISKTQQEAFLSAFLAYMPMVLLSGFMFPISSMPQIFQWITLANPMRHFLVIVRGIFLKGVTPLDVLPELGALALFAVVVLGLATRRFHRAE
- a CDS encoding nuclear transport factor 2 family protein — protein: MTPFRRVFAAVVLCVAAASSARAEEDARAQVLATVQSLFDAMARKDAEAGRKLFLPEARFFSVRVEAGAPIVGTFTIEEGLRRWAESSEALLERIWSAEVRIHGRIATVWTPYDFHRDGKFSHCGIDAFDLVRTAEGWRLAGGVYTMETEGCAASPLGPPPAGVTGATGASGASGSATPRAQRR